Genomic segment of Rhodococcus sp. W8901:
GGCCGGCAGCTCGCGGATGTCGAGGCCCGTGCTCGCCATCAGCCATCCGTTGACCGCGGTGTCGAAGTACGAGTAGTAGGTGACGTTGTTGACGTGCCCGTAGTGGTCGTTGTCCGCCCAGCGGGTGGGTACCGGCCACAGTGCGGGATAGGCCTCGGCGCGAGGCTCGGGCTCGTCGGGGGCTGCCATGAGTTCAGACGATAGCGCGGAATTCACGCGGGCAGCTCGTCGTCCGGACGGAGCAGCCGCGGCACGACGAACCACAGCCCCACGAACACCACCGCCGTGGCCACACCGATCAGTTTCGCGAACCACCCGCCGACGGCCACCTCCGCGACGATCAGGACCGTCCCCGTCATGGTGGCCGCGAGGAAGGCCGAGCCGGCGAGCGCGCACCGGTTGGCGTAGCGCAGGATCTCCTCCCGACGCCGGTGCCGGAACAGGATCCGGTGCCACACCGCCGGCGCGATCAGCAGCGCCGACGACGCCGCGGCGCACAGCATCGTCACCAGGTGCAGTCCTCGGACGTACGCCGACTGCTCCGCGTAGACGTCGGTGAACACGATCGCGAGCAGGAACGCGAACAGGATCTGCACTCCCGCCTGCGCCACCCGCAGTTCCTGCAGGAGCTCGCTGAAGTTGCGCGCCAGGCGTGCGCTCGGCGTCTCTCCCGGTTCGGCGGGCGGCAGTTCGGCCATCTAGGACCTCGAATACTCCGACGCCCGCCGGATCTGCTCGTCGGTGGGGCGGACTCCGGTGTAGAGCACGAACTGCTCGGCCGCCTGCAGCGCGATGACGTCGGCGCCCGTTACGACGGTCTTGCCGTGCTCGGTGGCGAGCCGGACCAGGGGCGTGTCGGGCGGCAGCGCGACCACGTCGAACACGGCCTGCGCGGCGACGACGGCGGCCTCGGGGAACGGCAGCGCGTCGGATTCGGGGCCGCCGGCCATCCCGATGGGGGTGGCGTTCACCAGCAGTTGCGGGTGCGCGGCGCCGAGTTCGGGCTGCCACTCGAACCCGTAGGTTCGCGCGAGAGCGGTACCGGTGTCCGCGTTGCGGGCGACGACGGTGACGGTCCGGAAGCCGCTGTCCCGCAACGCCGCGACCACGGCCTTGGCCATGCCGCCGCTGCCGGTGACCGCGACCGTGAGTTCCGGACTCAGCTCGGCGCGGTGCAGCAGATCGGCGACCGCCTGGTAGTCGGTGTTGTAGGCGTGCAGTTCGCCGTCCTCGTTGACGATCGTGTTGACCGAGTCGATCGCCGAGGCCGACGGGTGCACCACGTCGACGTGCTCGATGCATGCCTCCTTGAACGGCATCGAAACCCCGCACCCGCGGATCCCGAGGGCGCGGATCCCGGCGACCGCTGCCGGCAGATCGGTGGTGGTGAACGCCTTGTAGACGAAGTCGAGGCCCAGTTCGTCGTAGAGATAGTTGTGGAAACGGGTGCCGATGTTGCTCGGCCGTCCGGACAGCGACATGCAGAGGCGGGTGTCCTTGCTGACATCTCCGGTGATCGTTCGGCTCACCCGTCCACGCTAACCGGCGGCCCGACCTCGCGCGGGGAACTCGTCACGCGCACCCGGCGGCGACATCGTCGATCGCGTCTCGGTCCGCCGCGGTGATCGGCAGTCCCCAGCGCACGGCGACCCCGAGATACTTGCCGACGTAGAAGCACCGGTACGCCGGATCCGGCGGCAGCCAGTCCGACGGTGTGCTGTCGCGTTTCGCCTGATTCTCCGGTCCGCTGACGGCCAGCAGGTTGTAGGTGACGTCGTTCGCGAAATCACGTCGCTGCTCCGGCGACCACGTGGCGGCACCCATGTCCCACGCCGCGGCGAGCGGGTACACGTGATCGATCTGCACGGCGCCCGCGTCCTGCTTGGTGAACTCGATGCGCCGGCCCGAGTACGGGTCGGCGAGCACGCCCGCGATCACGACACAGTCGCGGGTGCCCTCCCGGAACGTGATGTCGGTGAGGTCGGCCGCCAGGACGTTGTTGCGGGTGTCGCAGCCGTCGTGGCCCGCGGGTCCGGAATGGTCGTCGGACCACGACGGGCCGAACACGCAGCCCTGGCCGGCCTTGCAGCCGCGCTGGTAGCCGGGCGCGTCGGGACGGGACGCCACCACCTGGGCACGGGCGAGGAGGTCGTCGATCGCGGCGCGGGTGGGGCTACCGGGAGCGGGCGCCGACGTGCTCGGCCCGATCGCACACCCGGCCGACCACGACACCAGTGCGACCGCCGCGGCGCACAGCACAACCCGAACCCGTCTCACCGCTGCCCCTCCCCGGACGCTCACCTGCCGCGGTCAGTGTGCCGGACCGCACCGACAGGGGACGTCAGGAGTGCGGGAACTTCGCGGCGCGGATCGAACCGGCGCCGACGCCGTCGTGGCCGATCAGCCACGACCCGCCGTTCTGTCGGCACTCGGCCATGGTGCCGAAGACGCTGAGCAGGAAGTAGATGGCCTGCTCCGGCGAGCTCGTCGTGGCGAGCCGATGCGATTCGCCCTGCTTGGTGACGTCGAGCCACACCCCGGACTGG
This window contains:
- a CDS encoding HNH endonuclease family protein, with the protein product MRRVRVVLCAAAVALVSWSAGCAIGPSTSAPAPGSPTRAAIDDLLARAQVVASRPDAPGYQRGCKAGQGCVFGPSWSDDHSGPAGHDGCDTRNNVLAADLTDITFREGTRDCVVIAGVLADPYSGRRIEFTKQDAGAVQIDHVYPLAAAWDMGAATWSPEQRRDFANDVTYNLLAVSGPENQAKRDSTPSDWLPPDPAYRCFYVGKYLGVAVRWGLPITAADRDAIDDVAAGCA
- a CDS encoding DUF6328 family protein encodes the protein MAELPPAEPGETPSARLARNFSELLQELRVAQAGVQILFAFLLAIVFTDVYAEQSAYVRGLHLVTMLCAAASSALLIAPAVWHRILFRHRRREEILRYANRCALAGSAFLAATMTGTVLIVAEVAVGGWFAKLIGVATAVVFVGLWFVVPRLLRPDDELPA
- a CDS encoding shikimate 5-dehydrogenase, translated to MSRTITGDVSKDTRLCMSLSGRPSNIGTRFHNYLYDELGLDFVYKAFTTTDLPAAVAGIRALGIRGCGVSMPFKEACIEHVDVVHPSASAIDSVNTIVNEDGELHAYNTDYQAVADLLHRAELSPELTVAVTGSGGMAKAVVAALRDSGFRTVTVVARNADTGTALARTYGFEWQPELGAAHPQLLVNATPIGMAGGPESDALPFPEAAVVAAQAVFDVVALPPDTPLVRLATEHGKTVVTGADVIALQAAEQFVLYTGVRPTDEQIRRASEYSRS